The genome window AACCGTTGATGCATCAATTTCTGTCCCAATGGCATCCTTAAGCTCTTTTTTAATGTCCGATGAACTTTTGAACCGATCCCGCAGGCAGAATTTCCGCATCCGTCTGTCTTCGGCTGATGAAGTCTTTCTCGGCATCCCAGAACCCTGTTTCCAGTCAGCAGACACTGTGGCccgtaatttttttaaaaagtaagcTACAGGGAACTGACTAAAGCCCACAATAACAGTTATTTATTGTGTGCTATACTTTTTATGAAACAATGTAACATCCActtaatgttggaccggaccaaatggagagtaatTTACTCTCACGTttattggtccacggatccctcgtttggggcttggcacccaagcatttaaaaaatataaggacaaacggtttcgtccagggcagaggcaactcgtcagacgctgcgtcATCTCTGTGCTGGGTAGGTAATTATTTCTCCTttgtcgatgtcatcaatcatttagtttttgccatttttttaattaatgcaCTTCAAAAACTTATCACCGCGAGAAATTACAATCTAACGATGCAAATACTTTTTCACATCTGTATTTATGCAACAACAAAAAACTGTTggtcaattcaaattaaaatagcGGACTTACGCGAGATTAAGTAGAGCGAATTTAACTGATCGGATTTTTTTGCCCAGTGCTGTATGTTTCCAATCCACCCATGCCCACGGCCTTATCTGATTTATCGATGAGTCATGCCCtgcagtaatttttttatttaccctTATTTTCCCAACTTTTTTTAGGTACTCTTGGTTAGTAATAATTATACTTACCACTTTCACCACCTTTGCCCTATTTTTTACCCCTTTAAGCGCGTTTTATTTATATCATTTACCGCAGTCTCAATGTTTGTGTTGCTCACTGTAGCTACTTTTGAATTTAACACTGAAATAAAAATGCAATTGGGATTTTCCTTTTACACTAGAAGATTTAAATCCTGATTACTTCCTCTCGACCTGCAAaacttgccaatacacgctcaagcatatgctgatgatgtggctgtgcttgctgttgatcgggatcttggaacggtgtgtaggaatatacaacatgtcgttgatttgattgacagttggtgcctcagacatggtctgccagtaaatccaaataaaaccacaatggttttattcacaaaaaggagaaaactggatggactttgcctccctgagatgaggggtactacccttcaactttccgaagaagtgaaatatctgtgagtcactctagataaaaaacttctttggaacaaacatgtagtgataaagatgaaacgagctctcacagcttatggtctgtgcagacggacctttgccacgacatggggactcagacctcatgtggtaatttggatatacgttgccatcattaggccgatgttcgtatatgcatccgttgtgtggtgggttaaggtgagacaaaaaggttttcaccgtaaaataGCCGCACTGCGAAGAACTGTGTGAGCACGACAtgcggcgcagctctgaatgcactactcaatttgcagcccctggatatatttattcaaagcactgcaatgagagcagctcatgggctaattcgattagatctatgggaaaacaacggatgtggggagcattggaagagttactgggagggctaaatccagttcttacaatgccttccgattctcgtgtccccatacatctgtttggtagaatatgtgaagttaccctgaagcgtcgtagagaggactgggaagacttagagggtatcttccttgatatgtgtactcttttcaaactatgcaattgtctgatggactggtTCGCCAACGTGGATATTACTTTCAGTATCGCTTCGCCTCATAACACGTAGTgcgaacatttttgatgtacccttcgcggagctccagatttacttccactctccgatcccgaggctttgccgatcctacaatgccctacagcttgtgtcctttgactctatttccctctctagttttaagcgtacaattagccattcacttgctcctctaTCTGagaacaatatgtaataaggaatttgttttctgtgtaaataaataaataaataaataaatgcattGGCGATATCCAAGGTTGAGAAAATACGACAGTTTTGCTAGGTAATACGAAAGTTTTCGATGGGAAAAATGGGATATTGGTCTAGAATCTCAGCATTCAGGCGTCTCTATTTTCTACAATGATGCTATTCGTCACTAGGCTTGGGGACCAGATGGATAGCTGCTGGAAGGTCTacatataccctgcttaagaagttttctaaactctttccgcgcaatagcgaGCTTCTGGAATAGTAAAGGACTCACCTTTGGGGAGATTGGggatagtgttgatgtggtgttaAACATCACTCTCACCCCACCCCTTAACTGACTGAGAGATGCTACGTTCGGTAGCAATCTTGCGATGTTTTTGCAGGAGTGTGCTAGCGCATGGTTCGACACCATCTTTAAAAGTGATGAAAAGAGTGTGGTTGTCCGAGTTGgtcgaaatttttcctgacgacaTAAGAGAGGTGGAACTTGTGCTCCATATCCACTAGCAGCCCATAGTGGCATAGGAAacctgcgcctaatatggggatgctgatGTCTGGTAGAAAGAAGCTTCACAAGGAAATATCACGCAAGCAAAGACCACGTCAAATAGACGTCGAGGGCCTGTAGTCGTCGAGTTTGCTGCCGCTAATTTTGGCTGTGTAGATTTAATTTGCTGGGCCTAGTGGCGGACAGGTCCGACATTTCTGCGCCTGTGTCCACCAGAAAATTGCGCCTACTAAAGGAGTCGAACACTGCCAGGCAATGTGTTGCTAGCAGGAGATCTGATCTTTTGTCCTGAAATCTATCGAGGAGGAAAAGTGAGCATCCTATATactgctctatgcaaatgatacTTTTCTAGCGTCTTTCAGCGAAGCTGATCTCGGCAAGCCCGTTTAAGAttgaaatgatcgccttatgcaataagattatattaatattaaatttcacGGATACTAGTGATGTTGGCAAGATCACTGGCAGGGATGACGCATCGACAATCACGTTAAATCCTAAGTCTATCAAAGAATCGGCCACCACCCCCTCGTGGTCTTGAATACTGAACAACCACCAAATTCATTTGCTTTGTACTTGCAAGTTGATGGCAGATAACCAAAAGGCCAGCAATGATTTGATACACCGAGTGGCGATTGATCTCACCTGAAATAggtcccggggtgaaaattatgtgggtCTGCGGGATATACGGatacaccgatggttcaaaaacagaagagggttcgggagccggagtctacctctcgaataaaaacgagaagtgggcttttcgttTGGGACAATATCCTAagagcggcaaactgggtgattgacgagcggttgaagggaaggcgcatcgcaatctgcagtgacaaccAAGttgcattgagcagtcctttgatcacctcgaaaatcgttcaggaatgcagaaccaccgtttgaactctatgtctagattcaatacggtggaactactctgggtacctggtcactgtggcgtagagggaaatgaaatctcggacgctttagcgaaagaggggtcaatctcccctatgccgggaccggagccagcaattggagtatcagtagcattagttaagtctgttttcaaaaactgggaacaagcttcccataacgacaggtggcggagcttaaatgctgctcgacacaccaaacttttcctgccagaaccgaacatacgtgccgcaaagtttatcctgtcgaatagcaggacttgcaggtgtattgtgggcaatctgacaggccataattcactagctgggcaagtgttcagaataggaattatcgaagatgatacgtgtccctcctgtaatgaggaagcggaatccacggagcatttcctacgtgaatgccccgcctatggacgcaccaGGCATCAggtctttggtgccgatgttttcgaactgcgacgggtagcatcacatccactaacggaaatcctgcgatacgtgaacgaatccggaatattccattagacgggggtggcgagtacaatgggccaacacggccgaAGTGCTCGGAAGCTGtaacttctcccccaccatacacacacacacacacagaatATAACATAACATCGCAAGTTATGTTCTCCATTAATTCGGGCTCTTTATTTAACATGAGGAAAATCTGAGCAGATAGACTGTCAGGGTTCAAATTTGTTTGGACCAACTTCGCACTGACTTTCTTCATGTTCAGTTTGTCATATTTCTATGTCAGCAATCATTGGAACGTTCATACGACGATCCCTATAGAATAACAGCGACAAAAATGTGTACTGAAATATTAGATACATCCGCCTATCTAACGTTGCATTCGTTTGTCCCCTATTTTTCCAGGACACTTGCGTGCGGAGCAAGTTATTCAATAGCCAGACCTCGTGTACTTTTGCTATTAGGGTTTGGTTGCGTGATGAaaagttataaaaaaaaaataattctaagCAACAAAACTGATCGTACGACTATTGTTATTCTGAGATATTTGTCTATTGGTTAAATATCAATACTTGGTTGGACCTCCTTTGGCTTCCAGGATTATTTGCATCCGTGATGGCATAGATAAGACAAGAGTCTGCATAATACTTTAAGGTTTACTGTTCCATTCATCCTGTAAAGCCTTTTATAGAGAACTCTTTGGAGGAATGTGGTGTTTGTGCAATTGCTTTTCGTGGTTCGATTGGATTTACGTCTGGACTCTGCTTTGGTGAATGCAGCAAAGTTGAGGCATAATACAGTAGCCACTCCCGTATCATATGAGCTATATGTTTGGGATTATTGTCGTGTTGGAAAATATGATTCGGACCCAAACCCATTTTATTGACAGAttcctgtaaattttttttcaaaatatttaggaatacatGCTATCCATTTTGCCATCAATAATCGCTAGATTACTAACCCCTGGGTTTCGGTTGATGCGCGAACGTATAGCTTCCACCACTCTCTAACTACGAGCGAAACGGGTCTACCCATTTTTCAGTCGATCAACATCTCCAGTCTCTCTGTATAAGTCGATAACATGAAGTGGCTACTATTCAAAGCGGCGACCGTTGCAATGTGGAGTCGTGTTCGATAGGTTGTAACACTGCCTTCTACGTTCACTTTCGTAGTGGGAAATTTCGGAACGTACTGACAAAACGTATGACCAGACTAGGTATGccttaggcgatgacggctatcagggcagaggcaaatcgttaaacgctgcctcacctctgccctgggagcagcgtgaccaaagcgactagcagatgttaagtgctcctttatataattcgcagaacacaacatgacagaattatattgagcgtaaatccgcctatACTTTGGAGCAAGAGCAGTTGATATCTACGAGACGCTTCGGTcccgctgcttccagggcagaggtgaggcagcgtctggcgaTTTGCCTCTGTACTAGTAAGAAACCTTAAAGCCGTCAtcacctaatatttttaaagtttcagTGCTAAGCTCTAAACGAGGAGCCCGtggacaaaaaaaaagagggattaaattgctccccatttggtccggtccggtatcaaatggatgcggacttaggactccgcaATTCTTGAAAAAAAGTAGGTGTCGTCAGCAGCCATTTCTCGAAGCTTGAGTGAAACTTGATAACGTGTTACTGACCGATCAACCGCTGCAGTTTTAATGTCGACGCGTTTCCAGAATACACTTCACCGGGAAGAAGTCCAGATGACTGATCTCCAGGGCATTTGTTAACCCATAATATAATTAGAATCCTCGTTTGATTATCATTACATATTTCAAATACAACataaattattcaattttaGGGGGAACCTTTGAATGAGATGGAGGCAAAATTGCGTGATAAACAACGGCAATTGTTGGAATTACAGAAACGAAAACTAGAATTGGAGTTGGCCGCTACAAAACAACGACTGGAAGAACAGGAAAAACAGTTGCAATCAACTATACAAAGTGATACTGCGAAACCAGCCATTACTGCTAATGTAGCCGCTGCAACACCACTGCCGGCTGTTCCTAATAAACCAATGTTCGTTGGGCCAACAAATAAAGCGGCACATTTGCAGAAGCCGATTGCACCAGGAAGTGCTGCAATGGTATGTATTCATCCACACTTCTATAATGGATATATGTTTTTaactaaataaattataaacctAAATTTAACTTTATCGCACAACTTCTAAACCGGAATCTTTCCTATTGCAGCCCTTCCCTCCTGCCAATaataatgcaccaaaaattcggGTAGCACCAGTGAATTCAGCCCTCTTGAACAGCATTAGACAACGCGATCCACGATTAGCccgtcaacaacaacaacaacaagcgGCGCTAGCAGCAGCGCAACAACAAACAGTTATGAACAGTGCAGCAGGCTCCGATACACCCAGCAGTCAGCTACCCGGTGCGGGTACATTAGAAGTGCAAAATAGTGTTAAAAAAGACATAAGTGCGGATAAAAGTGTCCAGAAAAGCTCTTCGAAATCTATATATGGTAATATTAATCGGGAAAAATCGAAATCAACGCCATCGTCGGCGTACAGCAGCAATAGTGGTAGCAACATCACCAGACGAGCACATAGGGGGACTGCGGAAAAGTCTGGTTCCGTTGATGGAAAAAAGTCTCCGGTCTCGAGCGCTGCCAGTGTTCCGCTGTCACCTACAGCTTTGCCGAGTAGTCGAAATAGCAGTAGCAAAACTCATTCAAGTTCATCATCGAGGAGCAGTGGAATGTCGAAGAGTAGGGAAAGTTCAAAAAGCTCAAGTACACGCGATAAGCTATCAAGCTATGAGCGGGATCGTAAGCGGAAAATTGATTCATCGCCTCACAAAGGATCCGAAAAGGGTTCGACATCAAAGCAAACTGAGAAATCACCAAAGCGTTCTGCAGATGGGTCGTCGAAAACGTCCTCCCATTCATCCAGTAACAGTAGTGGCGTGACGACAGCGGCATCACCGACTAAATTCCAAGATATTGCCAAGCAGCGGATTAAGTCGCGAAACTATATGAGACGAAATCGTGAAAAGTCTTCAAGTCCAACACCGCCGTCACCGCCCCCGCCACCAACATCTAGTCATGATACTGATCTGCGTGATACATTGTCGACATCATCGACAAGTCCTGAAAAACGAATGAAGATTTCATCACGTGCAGAGAGTGCAATAACAGAAGTTGTGACTGACACGATAAGGGATGTGGGACCGTCTGCTGTTGTAAGCGTACCCGTTTCCAGTCCGTCAATTGTTGCTACCACATTTAAGACTAACGAATCGGACGGCAGTGCTCCGACCGCGTCTGCGTTTGGAGTGTCGTCTGTGTCAAGTAGTAACAGCAAAGCTGAAAATTTAGAAGAAAGTAAGAATCGCCTTTATCACTTAGTCTATATAATAAAGATTTACCTCGAAGTAGTGCACATTTTGTTCCCCAGGTGTTACCCAACATTTTTTCTATGGAGTTTCGAGTACATTTCGTAGGTTTTGTTGTTCGCCGGGTGTGTTCTGATTCGCCTAGGGGAAGTGTAGTTTCCTTAACAAGGTGAAATTGGTTAGACCCATTTTGTTTTGTGTGGTTAGAAGTTTGGACAGTCCTGAATACTGGCATATTTGCGCCAAGGGAGCCATATGCGatgattttccaatttttttttttgtcttcgtATTTGCGGCGTCGCTTTGATTGAGTTTTTCATCAAAGGTTCACGTTTGTGCAATAGTTGTTCGGAATATCCTTTCCAGTTTCCGAAATATTCAGCTAAAACTGATCTCGGGGAAGAAGTTAACTCGATCGCTTGAAGAGGAAATAGTTGTGGAGCGAATATGTCGGACTATCTGTTTGGCGTGAGTGGTTCGAGATGCTTTGTTCAGTTTGGAGGTCTTTTTCAGAGGAGTAGTAATTTAGCAGGTGGAAAACTCCCTTAGAAAATTTTCCGGTAGTTCCCCCCAAAGTCTCTTTTGAATTTGATGAACACTAGAAATAAAATATTCGaaagaaaatttgtttgttttaatttgtcTGCCTTTAGTCCTGATTAAATCTTGAATGCTGGAATGTGCTCTGCTCCGTGGAATTAGATTTAGAATGTACTTGATAAATTGATATTGAGGTAACAAATATGcaggaaagaaaaaaagtaagagAAAAAGTAAAACGAAAGAAGATGTGATCTTTCCTCATCTTCATTCATTTTGTGTGGCAAAGTTTGCAATGAAAGATTTATTATAGATATAGATATGGCGCCAGCATCACTTACGAAGGACATCGACCTAAGGCAGCTTCATCCGAGTGCAGTGACCACAGCAAAGAGTTCAAGTGCAATGGGAGCAAGTACTATAAACGTAGGGCCTGATGCGGCAAACGGGCCGGGTCCGGTGAATAGTGAACCagtggatgaggcagacccAAAAAAGAGAGCAGTGGCTACTTTGGAAGACATTGAGGAGCCAGCAACGAAAAAGACTAGATCAGAGAAGATCGATTCGTAAGTGATTTGCTAGATAGATTCGGGCAAATTgaacattttcttttgtttacaGGTTATTTGGCACTGAAGatgttgatttgaggactttatCGGCTCCGAGCAATCATTTAGGAATGGGTATGTCTTCGGTTATGCCATCAACTCCGCCTCCACCTCCaatcatatcaaatgaaagtgaaagttgGACAAAGGTTAAAGTGAGTATTCGCAACTGCAATCGCAAAGTTTAAGTTAATAATTTGCAATTTGCCCACCAGGGTGTGAAGTCGAATAAATCGTCTGCTTCGAAATCAAATTTAGACGACGTACGCGCGAAATTGGCGAAGGCAGCTAAAGGAGAGAAATACGGTATGTCCAATAACAACTGctggatttatttattcttcaTTTTTGACCCTGTTTTTTTCCACACTTTTTGCAGAGAAAGATTTGAAATCGTTCAAGAAAGCGAGTCGATTCAACGACGTCCATGAGGATTCACAGGACGGAACTGATACGAACATTCGAACAATCATAAGCCAGGCCCAAGAAATGTTTGAGAGTGATAACATGGATGTTGAACAGTACAATACCCTTATGAAGACTGTGATTCATATAAACGAGAAAAGCAAActgaaagaagctcaacggcgtGAATCTCTGCTCACAAAGAAAGAAGTAACTCAGGACCTCACACCAATCAGCGATGATGAAGTTCGCTTCAGTTCCGAGGAAGACGATGTTGAAACGAAAATTGCAAAATCAAAAGTTCTCTCGAAACGAATACCAAAAGTCTCGAGAAAAGATGAAAACTCAACTGTTGAAAGCAAATTTGAACAAAGTTCAGTGCTAAGACGATCACCAACTCCGACTAGCGGTACAAGCTCATATGCTGACAACAACAGGCAACAGTCGCTTCCAAATCAGACCGGCTCGAAATCCGAGAAACGAACAAGAACCAAGGAATCGAAATGGTCTCCATGGGAACCGAACGCCGCTACTCAGGCATCGACTGGTAAACCTAAATGGGTTGTTGGAAATACGAATTTCCGACCGCAATTCCCTGCGAAAGGTGCGAACATGGCTAACGTGCCGAATATGATGAATCGTGGGACCGTGCCGAATCCTTGGCAAAATCCACCTCAGTTAATATTCGCAGGTCCTCCAGCTCAGAGTCAGATTCCACCACCTCCTCCAGTTCCGCCCATAGTAAACCCGATTTTGCCTACAGACACTTCAACTGTAACGCCCGGGCCACCCCTACCGCCGCCCATTCTCCTGCCACCTCTCAGTAATTCTGTGGACAATCCAAACGCAGATGTTGTTCGAACCATCAATATTGATGGCGTTCCAAAAGAAATCCGTTTCTACGATGAGGTAGCTATCGCTTTTATGGAATGGGATCAGCCGAAAGAAATTGGCTTCCAAGCGGGACAAAGGAGAATCATGATCGACGATCATGACATGATTACACTGAGCTTCAATGATGTATACAAAACTGTGATGGTTGATGGCAATCCTCATCAAATGCGCTTCGGATGCCCAACTCGGGAACTGTATATAGACAATAATTGGTACGAGTGCTATTTCGGTGATCCGCCAATCCGAATATTTTTAGATGGGCGACTTAGAGTTTTCAAGATTGAAGGACCGGCTCCACAGGTGCGCATCGGTAATACCCGACAAGATTTGGTTGTAGGGAAAATCAATCTGATCATAGATGCCCTTCTCATAGTTCCTGTTTTCCTCGATGCTAAAGTACAAACCTTCCAGATCAATGACACGGTGCATACCCTCCAGTTTGCCGATCAATTAAGAACCGTGTTGATCGACAATATTCCGTTTGATGTAGAATACGGTGGACTGCCGAAAAGTATGCACTTAAATGGCGTGAAACACTTCGTAAGATTCGGTACCTTGCCTAATGGTATTGTCCCGGGTACTGTTATCATACAAAATATGGTTCGGACTGATAGATTTGCAGCAATTGATCTACCCATGGCATCGCCGGAATCCGCAGCGTTGCTTTCCGTGAACCCAGGGCTGCCGACGCAACTTCCAATGGATGCAGCTCTGCCTGTATTGAATCCCGCCATGAATGACGCATTAGCGCAAGGATCCGTCGCTCCGAATAATGGGGAAATCAAAAACGAGACTCAGTCGGATTCCTCTGTTCAATCGATTGCGGGATCAGTAGGCAATTTGAATATTGACGAACTATTCCAAAAATTATTGGCCTCAGGCAtattgaaccaaaaccaaggggTATCGAAGGCCGACGAgagcaaaaaggaaaagttgAAGGAGAAGCCGATCATTCCGATCGATTTATCCCGACCGGAAACCATCAAAACCCGTCAAGCACCGATAATTCAGAAGCTCTTCAGTGGCATGCAATGTAGCAGCTGTGGAGTGAGGTTCCCACCAGAGCAGACTATGAAATATAGCCAACATTTGGATTGGCACTTCCGGCAGAATCGGAAGGAGCGTGATAACTCGCGTCGCGCTCATTCTCGCAAATGGTATTATGATGTTAGCGATTGGATTCAGTATGAGGAGATTGAAGACTTGGAGGAGCGGGAGAAGAATTGGTTCGAAACACAGCAAAATGAAACGGAAAATGTCGATGAAAATTCGAATCAGAGAACGAGTTCACCGCCACCAAGTTGTCCAGCCGGTCCAGATGATGTGGACAGATGTTGCGATATGTGCCATGATAAGTTCGAGCAATTCTACAATGAGGAGTCGGAAGAATGGCACTTGAGAGACGCTATCCGGGTGGAGGACAAGATCTATCATCCCATTTGTTATGAGGACTTCAAGGTAACA of Hermetia illucens chromosome 4, iHerIll2.2.curated.20191125, whole genome shotgun sequence contains these proteins:
- the LOC119654934 gene encoding uncharacterized protein LOC119654934, translating into MEKKEQEVAEEYLSSLADLNLNSKPLINMLTILAEENIEFAPVIVKAVEQHITKVNAEVKLPVLYLIDSIVKNVGREYIQLFSHSIVNIFCGVFEKVNEKIREKMYTLRQTWNDVFTPQKLYTLDVKVNCMDPNWPITAKVVPKSPAIHVNPNFLKNKGEPLNEMEAKLRDKQRQLLELQKRKLELELAATKQRLEEQEKQLQSTIQSDTAKPAITANVAAATPLPAVPNKPMFVGPTNKAAHLQKPIAPGSAAMPFPPANNNAPKIRVAPVNSALLNSIRQRDPRLARQQQQQQAALAAAQQQTVMNSAAGSDTPSSQLPGAGTLEVQNSVKKDISADKSVQKSSSKSIYGNINREKSKSTPSSAYSSNSGSNITRRAHRGTAEKSGSVDGKKSPVSSAASVPLSPTALPSSRNSSSKTHSSSSSRSSGMSKSRESSKSSSTRDKLSSYERDRKRKIDSSPHKGSEKGSTSKQTEKSPKRSADGSSKTSSHSSSNSSGVTTAASPTKFQDIAKQRIKSRNYMRRNREKSSSPTPPSPPPPPTSSHDTDLRDTLSTSSTSPEKRMKISSRAESAITEVVTDTIRDVGPSAVVSVPVSSPSIVATTFKTNESDGSAPTASAFGVSSVSSSNSKAENLEENIDMAPASLTKDIDLRQLHPSAVTTAKSSSAMGASTINVGPDAANGPGPVNSEPVDEADPKKRAVATLEDIEEPATKKTRSEKIDSLFGTEDVDLRTLSAPSNHLGMGMSSVMPSTPPPPPIISNESESWTKVKGVKSNKSSASKSNLDDVRAKLAKAAKGEKYEKDLKSFKKASRFNDVHEDSQDGTDTNIRTIISQAQEMFESDNMDVEQYNTLMKTVIHINEKSKLKEAQRRESLLTKKEVTQDLTPISDDEVRFSSEEDDVETKIAKSKVLSKRIPKVSRKDENSTVESKFEQSSVLRRSPTPTSGTSSYADNNRQQSLPNQTGSKSEKRTRTKESKWSPWEPNAATQASTGKPKWVVGNTNFRPQFPAKGANMANVPNMMNRGTVPNPWQNPPQLIFAGPPAQSQIPPPPPVPPIVNPILPTDTSTVTPGPPLPPPILLPPLSNSVDNPNADVVRTINIDGVPKEIRFYDEVAIAFMEWDQPKEIGFQAGQRRIMIDDHDMITLSFNDVYKTVMVDGNPHQMRFGCPTRELYIDNNWYECYFGDPPIRIFLDGRLRVFKIEGPAPQVRIGNTRQDLVVGKINLIIDALLIVPVFLDAKVQTFQINDTVHTLQFADQLRTVLIDNIPFDVEYGGLPKSMHLNGVKHFVRFGTLPNGIVPGTVIIQNMVRTDRFAAIDLPMASPESAALLSVNPGLPTQLPMDAALPVLNPAMNDALAQGSVAPNNGEIKNETQSDSSVQSIAGSVGNLNIDELFQKLLASGILNQNQGVSKADESKKEKLKEKPIIPIDLSRPETIKTRQAPIIQKLFSGMQCSSCGVRFPPEQTMKYSQHLDWHFRQNRKERDNSRRAHSRKWYYDVSDWIQYEEIEDLEEREKNWFETQQNETENVDENSNQRTSSPPPSCPAGPDDVDRCCDMCHDKFEQFYNEESEEWHLRDAIRVEDKIYHPICYEDFKASLTMDSILQTTNDVDDNAMDSVVVKSEKDDDVIMEEKAPEVIEDDDDEDDVIVLPTEEPSIQEIPDDDEDVIIEQPSLESELLVPDSESDANTKKDEETAKDSEALESDDVEIQEPHIPFTDLDTYEETAERSVSTVDDSSQSSQFNVIKIKEEPKDDGYNEDDAFEEVGTIICDDDISTQADEDTPKRPDPAPVVIAPLVPKPPVASASNSNILVLHDPSSSIDGNVDVQETPATTTGANKIKINISKSAIRSESNTVAQSSSNNKTSAAVETSSGADNSTNSAKRLEDDDSIQYALKPALANVALKKVPRTVSGLETSGLCSIM